In one window of Culturomica massiliensis DNA:
- the porV gene encoding type IX secretion system outer membrane channel protein PorV, with protein MIRKISIIALTAFASLGVRAQENQTASLYSGAYFLSIAPDARSGAMGSIGASTSADPYSIFWNAAKSAFSENNAELSYTYSPWMRELIKDINLSSIGFSYRIDDVQTINAGFRYFSFGDVMFIGEDGMNMGEQNPYEMSIDIAYARKLGRYLSAGATLKYIRSELGMGQMVGGVKADPANAFAADISLFFNKEVHFLQENSVWRAGLTLANIGSKLKYGNDNEAYLPGGLRLGTSYEMNFNQQHSLLIALEGNAIITPQYKDGEKPDKSGVGGYFSSFGDIESDNITWALAAEYWFAKTVALRTGYHHGNKDKGHPTWFSTGVGLRYYNLLADFSYVAAVSDNNPMKNSLQFSVGLNFDIFKKKAQ; from the coding sequence ATGATCAGAAAGATTTCAATTATAGCGCTTACGGCCTTCGCCTCACTCGGAGTCAGAGCGCAGGAAAACCAAACCGCTTCTTTATACAGCGGCGCTTATTTCCTCTCGATCGCACCGGATGCCCGGTCCGGAGCTATGGGCTCCATCGGAGCTTCAACCTCCGCCGATCCTTATTCGATTTTTTGGAATGCCGCCAAATCGGCATTTTCCGAAAATAATGCGGAATTATCATACACCTATAGCCCCTGGATGCGGGAACTCATCAAAGACATTAACCTGTCAAGCATCGGCTTTTCTTACCGGATCGACGATGTACAGACCATCAATGCCGGTTTCAGGTATTTTTCTTTCGGGGACGTAATGTTCATCGGAGAAGATGGAATGAATATGGGCGAACAAAATCCCTACGAGATGAGCATCGACATTGCTTATGCCCGGAAACTGGGACGCTACCTCTCTGCAGGTGCAACGCTGAAATACATCCGTTCCGAACTGGGGATGGGACAAATGGTAGGCGGAGTAAAAGCCGATCCGGCCAATGCCTTTGCTGCCGACATCTCATTGTTCTTCAACAAAGAGGTCCATTTTTTGCAAGAAAACTCTGTTTGGAGAGCCGGTCTGACATTGGCTAACATCGGTTCGAAATTAAAATACGGCAACGACAACGAAGCTTACCTCCCCGGTGGCCTTCGTCTGGGTACTTCCTACGAAATGAATTTCAATCAACAGCATTCGTTACTGATTGCCCTGGAAGGGAATGCTATTATCACGCCTCAATATAAAGACGGCGAAAAACCGGACAAATCGGGCGTAGGAGGATATTTCTCGTCTTTCGGCGATATCGAGTCAGACAATATTACATGGGCTCTGGCTGCGGAATATTGGTTCGCAAAGACCGTCGCCTTAAGAACCGGATACCATCACGGCAATAAAGACAAAGGACATCCCACCTGGTTCAGTACCGGTGTCGGATTGCGTTATTACAATCTTTTGGCCGATTTTTCTTATGTAGCCGCCGTATCGGACAACAATCCGATGAAAAACAGCCTGCAATTCTCTGTAGGTCTTAATTTCGACATCTTTAAGAAAAAAGCGCAATAA
- a CDS encoding subtilase family N-terminal domain-containing protein translates to MRKTWFLSCLILLSVFWCLPIYGQQLSSYVKDGVIRVKLEPAVAQQLGNTPKTRGGIVSTGIQPLDKINKDIKAVEMKRVFPYAPKFEERMRKHGLHLWYEISYDAKLTPEQAADKYKGISGIKIAEIVRVQDLPKYKSVPANLPSGPRTRAGEPFNDPGLVNQWHYRNDGRVQGSIAGSDINAFEAWKITTGARNVVVAIIDGGIDIQHEDLIDNLWINEAELNGEEGVDDDGNGYVDDIYGYNFCTNSGTISAHPHGTHVAGTVGAVNNNGKGVSGVAGGSGNNDGVRLMSCQVFDDKGQGDFAKPFVYAANAGAVIAQCSWGWTAPGFFEQAVLDAMDYFTEEAGQYEGSPMKGGLCIFSAGNTQSEGEFYPGAYPTAVAVTAMSVDFKMSNFSTRGVWTDVCAPGGDMDLGGEAWGVLSTYPNNGYRYMQGTSMACPHVSGIAALVLAKYGGSDFTNAELRTRLTESVHDIYPYNPEYLGKLGNGYIDAYMALGQKNTNPPAVINDIKLIASQEDIHTEWKVPADPDGDPVSRCIVYYSEQAFTASSDLSALKSMTLATRFNKAGDVVHVMIPNLKAETNYWIAIRAFDRWNNASPLSEVKQIATNAGPVMEIAKDKFTLKMDVTQSYDAIDSMEIKNTGEGMLKWELDIRGSKQSFTPRSNSALLTMASQEQAISNSSVYHGSVTGVEEAPVKIIESGVNMDEFPRNIKYYREYLYRIGESDTAQWNSLAQFFYISPDFFPNGFNLTGIQLNGVYSKGQPILEIYQGVSNFTAEDCLLSDTLPARNPFIGDLVLSENLYFKPGSGFWVVFHMPRGHKNPLACGHEIENSNAAQYSYYSSDRGKTWSTLKSVLSEGNLSQYANTQTWIVSAVSHYPDWTNYITLTPASGTVKPSEAQKVYVAPEKVKLINGVYNFNLSVNSNYNQEPQKKVPGTLTVSGHKPNLQSAKIVDFGKIFVGEKKTLEIEIYNAGYGKFNGKSGSSLYEYDGSIQFSPANNFKLTDGYIQSFAARTTQKVKIDFKPDHEDVFKSVFKLTSKEGLTHSITLTGTAIDPAKITVDPTQIAVGDLEINAAPVTKSFTISNTGSYPLEYIFPKFTDETIEGLGKTSHKHGFEYISNIPGYNENAACIFQWEELLNANEVQNQLVGNRDFWTEGVNIGFKFPFYDKEFETVYIGQYGALSFSGEEGTLHSCMIPDASPTCTGGLDLISALGKPLTFSPESKIMYAKQNGKFVVSYENVIPRYSNVTVSFRIALSPNGDIDIAYKKYDPYEVHLSDGIFIACIDYDVNDAFVVASADLSRQGIDLWQYIGDETAIKITAPGKNMIRSISPLSGVIGMNETQTIEVTFSADTTMYKGELTNLLALLCNDPNKSTSIIRFDANITGDYYQPHVILGNDSLLFGNIMQHSTSTGAVSLINNGKDQIAITDITLSNTDFTINKTVPFILKPGTSEDLYIKANTTSKGNFETLLTIKTEKNQELTAHILSSVVAAPDITVTPTIFAETMKSGDSKTVHLDIKNTGEADLNYMIVPNTLFFPANDTLKEGEKAEYLYKSSLDFNDVTNQWEDITDSEIYYGEKYFRTNVSFAQELPFSFTFYGKKYNKIYVYGPGFITFKDFPPLDMWPEDFRADFTPYIAPYWGHHSPVPAEYSPTGIPGGIYYKEETDRVIISFLNYGNVVSLGLCYQAILYKNGNIKFQYKLSEGGIQIGAFGISGLAYEGASYDDKERMTLAERYLDMNSAVEFYPVRTSSLKAGENADVEMTINTAGLMAGHHPTKNVIRTNVPNKEEIELLLDLTLTGTPQGSWPEKLEYADITVGTFVTTPYDFFFRNTGTDYYHITGLSCKTTDASPDPWDMPDFDILYWSKDAVAWPPTPDGGEGALVSIREMPIDTDSPLEIGKNPQRFVIQIFNTQNVMNMNDTLVFTTDLPGHETIRIPLQYAVVDSAEVTVDPAKIDLYAPNTTFSCDTTVVISNTGKYKLTYTLDLEFKDNTTPAQASQSNNAAPAITKGYILDYPVAQATMGSTQSTRSGEAYNDSLSYNFDFEGKILVLGPQASALSAYIVCTEYTAPEKGFNISTLKFYGSLMSLESEDFVAEVRTGNSFSDNKVLTSGTLRATGGPEIDGGQPIINIKTIEFDHPAYINPGEKFWVYIYIKPNTGIALMSVTDPATEGRFTVHLEGTWDDLLSLQSQYGVLGFLQKIYEKEASSAWLTMEGEEKTLQPEESVKISLHANAALTRGEGNNLANLVIKSNDPGKPTTIVPVTLKKNTAPVITQLDKTIRVKEEEEATVRFTVIDNENDDMEISVIEDEQNIASLTRDQNNITVTLSPKYGQSGDHTFTLKAVDEFTNERQLKVAYYVEKVNRAPIVIQQPGDKTVKIGKLVEGLELGTVFSDPDGDELTYTAISSHPDTVEVFVSATHTLEFVLKAKGEATVTLTAKDPELLQATTTFKVTVEEEETSGSGIFEAQVKTYPNPATNVLNIQCSDDVDGEVIFRLYSMNGSIVYTEKTAVTTGSVKELDITSLPAGMYILEVEHKGDRITSKVVKQ, encoded by the coding sequence ATGCGAAAAACGTGGTTTTTAAGTTGTCTCATTCTATTATCGGTATTCTGGTGCCTACCGATATATGGACAACAATTATCGAGTTATGTCAAAGACGGTGTAATCAGGGTCAAACTTGAGCCTGCCGTAGCACAACAACTGGGAAACACCCCTAAAACCAGAGGGGGGATCGTATCGACCGGCATCCAGCCGCTTGATAAAATCAATAAGGATATCAAAGCCGTAGAAATGAAACGGGTTTTCCCTTATGCGCCGAAATTTGAAGAACGTATGAGAAAACACGGACTTCATTTATGGTATGAAATCAGTTATGATGCAAAATTGACTCCGGAACAAGCCGCAGATAAATACAAAGGCATATCCGGAATCAAAATCGCAGAAATCGTAAGAGTCCAGGATTTGCCGAAATACAAATCCGTTCCGGCCAATCTCCCTTCCGGTCCCCGGACACGGGCCGGAGAACCGTTCAATGATCCGGGACTGGTAAATCAATGGCATTATCGCAATGACGGACGAGTACAGGGAAGTATTGCGGGCAGTGATATCAATGCTTTCGAAGCCTGGAAGATCACGACGGGAGCCCGCAATGTGGTTGTTGCCATTATTGACGGAGGTATCGACATCCAACACGAAGACCTGATCGACAATTTGTGGATAAACGAAGCCGAATTAAACGGAGAAGAAGGAGTTGACGATGATGGTAACGGATATGTAGATGATATCTACGGCTATAATTTCTGTACAAATAGCGGAACAATCAGCGCTCACCCGCACGGTACACATGTGGCCGGAACAGTCGGCGCTGTCAACAACAACGGCAAAGGTGTCAGCGGAGTTGCCGGAGGAAGCGGCAATAACGACGGCGTACGCCTAATGTCTTGTCAGGTATTTGACGACAAAGGACAGGGCGATTTCGCCAAACCGTTTGTATATGCAGCCAATGCCGGAGCTGTTATCGCTCAATGTTCCTGGGGATGGACGGCACCCGGTTTTTTCGAGCAAGCCGTTTTGGATGCTATGGATTATTTCACCGAAGAAGCAGGTCAGTATGAAGGCAGCCCGATGAAAGGCGGTCTTTGTATCTTTTCTGCCGGCAATACCCAATCGGAAGGAGAATTCTATCCGGGAGCCTACCCGACAGCCGTTGCCGTAACAGCCATGAGTGTAGACTTCAAAATGTCCAACTTTTCCACCCGCGGAGTCTGGACTGATGTCTGCGCCCCCGGAGGAGACATGGACCTGGGCGGCGAAGCATGGGGAGTATTGAGTACCTATCCGAACAACGGCTACCGTTATATGCAAGGTACATCTATGGCCTGTCCGCACGTTTCCGGTATAGCAGCCCTCGTCTTAGCAAAATACGGCGGCAGTGATTTTACAAATGCCGAACTGAGAACCCGCCTGACGGAATCGGTACACGATATATATCCCTATAATCCAGAATACCTGGGTAAATTAGGGAACGGATATATCGATGCTTATATGGCATTGGGACAAAAAAATACAAATCCGCCGGCAGTGATAAACGACATCAAGCTGATTGCATCTCAGGAAGATATTCACACCGAATGGAAAGTGCCGGCCGATCCGGACGGAGATCCCGTTTCACGCTGTATCGTATATTACAGTGAGCAAGCATTTACGGCATCCAGCGATTTATCGGCGCTCAAGTCGATGACTCTTGCTACCCGTTTCAACAAAGCCGGGGATGTTGTACATGTCATGATCCCGAATCTGAAAGCTGAAACCAATTACTGGATTGCCATCCGGGCATTCGACCGCTGGAACAATGCGTCCCCGCTATCCGAAGTTAAGCAGATAGCAACCAACGCCGGCCCCGTAATGGAAATTGCCAAAGACAAGTTCACACTCAAAATGGACGTTACCCAATCCTATGATGCCATCGACTCTATGGAAATCAAAAATACTGGAGAAGGTATGCTGAAATGGGAACTCGATATCAGAGGCAGCAAACAAAGTTTCACCCCCCGCAGTAATTCCGCCCTCCTGACAATGGCCTCACAGGAACAAGCCATATCAAACAGCTCCGTTTATCACGGATCGGTTACCGGCGTGGAAGAAGCTCCGGTGAAAATCATCGAATCCGGAGTGAACATGGACGAATTCCCCCGCAATATTAAATATTACCGGGAATATCTATACCGCATCGGAGAATCCGACACAGCACAGTGGAACTCTTTGGCTCAGTTCTTCTATATCAGTCCGGATTTTTTCCCGAATGGATTTAATTTAACGGGGATACAATTAAACGGTGTCTACAGCAAAGGACAGCCTATCCTGGAAATCTATCAGGGTGTCAGCAATTTTACGGCAGAAGACTGTTTGCTCAGCGATACACTGCCTGCCCGTAATCCGTTTATAGGCGACCTGGTACTCAGTGAAAACCTGTATTTCAAGCCCGGAAGCGGTTTCTGGGTGGTTTTTCATATGCCGAGAGGACATAAAAATCCATTGGCATGCGGACATGAAATCGAAAACTCAAATGCAGCCCAATACAGTTACTACAGTTCCGACCGGGGAAAAACATGGTCTACGTTAAAATCGGTATTGAGCGAAGGTAATCTGAGTCAATACGCCAACACGCAAACCTGGATTGTCAGTGCGGTCAGTCATTATCCCGACTGGACGAACTATATCACCCTGACCCCGGCTTCCGGCACGGTAAAACCCAGCGAAGCACAAAAGGTGTATGTCGCTCCCGAAAAGGTAAAACTTATCAACGGCGTATATAATTTCAATTTATCCGTAAACAGCAATTACAACCAGGAGCCCCAGAAGAAAGTTCCAGGTACACTGACGGTATCCGGTCATAAACCGAATTTGCAAAGTGCCAAAATCGTAGATTTCGGCAAAATTTTCGTCGGCGAGAAAAAAACGCTGGAGATCGAAATATACAACGCCGGATACGGTAAATTCAACGGTAAATCAGGCAGTTCCCTCTATGAATACGACGGCAGTATCCAATTCAGCCCCGCAAATAATTTCAAACTTACGGACGGGTATATACAATCCTTTGCAGCCCGGACAACACAGAAAGTCAAAATAGACTTCAAACCGGACCACGAAGATGTCTTTAAATCCGTTTTCAAACTGACCAGCAAAGAAGGACTGACTCATTCGATCACCCTGACGGGAACGGCAATCGACCCTGCTAAAATCACCGTTGATCCGACACAAATCGCTGTCGGTGATCTGGAAATAAATGCAGCTCCTGTAACCAAATCGTTCACGATCAGTAATACCGGATCGTATCCGCTGGAATACATTTTCCCGAAATTCACCGACGAAACCATCGAAGGATTGGGTAAAACATCCCACAAACACGGTTTCGAATACATCAGCAATATTCCGGGCTACAATGAAAATGCAGCCTGCATATTTCAATGGGAGGAGCTTCTCAATGCCAATGAAGTACAAAACCAATTGGTCGGCAACAGGGATTTCTGGACGGAAGGAGTCAATATCGGTTTCAAATTTCCATTCTACGACAAAGAATTCGAAACCGTATACATCGGCCAATACGGAGCCCTCTCGTTCAGCGGAGAGGAAGGGACATTACACTCCTGTATGATACCGGATGCCTCGCCCACCTGTACAGGAGGCCTGGATCTGATTTCCGCCCTGGGAAAACCCCTGACATTCTCTCCGGAAAGTAAGATAATGTATGCCAAACAGAACGGGAAATTTGTAGTCAGCTATGAAAATGTCATACCGCGGTACAGCAATGTTACGGTCAGCTTCCGCATCGCTCTTTCTCCGAACGGAGACATCGATATCGCCTACAAAAAATACGACCCGTATGAAGTGCATTTGTCCGACGGTATCTTCATTGCCTGCATCGATTATGATGTAAACGACGCCTTTGTCGTGGCGAGTGCGGACTTATCCCGCCAGGGAATCGACTTATGGCAATACATCGGAGACGAAACAGCAATAAAGATAACCGCGCCGGGTAAAAACATGATCCGTTCAATTTCCCCGTTATCGGGAGTAATCGGAATGAACGAAACCCAAACGATCGAAGTCACCTTCTCTGCAGACACCACGATGTATAAAGGAGAGTTGACCAACCTGCTGGCCCTGCTGTGTAACGACCCGAATAAATCGACTTCAATCATCCGCTTCGATGCCAATATCACCGGAGATTACTACCAACCCCATGTCATATTGGGCAACGACAGTCTGCTATTCGGAAACATCATGCAACACTCGACTTCAACCGGTGCGGTCAGTTTGATCAACAACGGAAAAGATCAGATCGCGATCACCGATATCACGCTGTCGAATACCGATTTCACAATAAACAAAACCGTTCCGTTTATCCTAAAACCGGGTACGTCCGAAGACCTTTACATTAAGGCAAACACGACGTCGAAAGGTAATTTCGAAACGCTTTTGACGATAAAAACAGAAAAGAACCAGGAATTGACAGCCCATATCCTGTCTAGCGTCGTCGCAGCTCCGGACATTACCGTAACACCGACCATATTTGCCGAAACTATGAAGAGCGGTGACAGCAAAACCGTTCATCTGGACATCAAAAATACAGGAGAAGCCGACCTGAATTACATGATTGTTCCCAACACCTTGTTTTTTCCGGCAAACGATACCCTGAAAGAAGGTGAAAAAGCAGAATACCTGTACAAGTCTTCTTTGGACTTCAACGATGTGACGAACCAATGGGAAGACATTACCGACTCTGAAATTTACTACGGAGAGAAATACTTCCGGACCAACGTAAGTTTTGCACAGGAATTACCGTTTTCTTTTACATTTTACGGTAAAAAGTACAACAAGATATATGTATACGGTCCCGGTTTCATTACGTTCAAAGACTTCCCGCCTTTAGACATGTGGCCGGAAGATTTCAGAGCAGACTTTACGCCTTATATAGCCCCTTACTGGGGACACCATTCTCCGGTCCCTGCCGAGTATTCTCCGACAGGCATTCCGGGTGGTATCTACTATAAGGAAGAGACCGACAGGGTTATCATTTCCTTCCTGAATTACGGCAACGTAGTGAGCCTCGGTCTGTGTTACCAAGCCATACTGTATAAAAACGGAAACATCAAATTCCAATACAAATTATCCGAAGGAGGTATACAGATTGGTGCATTCGGCATATCCGGCCTGGCTTACGAAGGAGCTTCCTACGACGATAAAGAACGTATGACCCTAGCCGAACGTTATCTGGACATGAACAGTGCCGTCGAATTTTATCCGGTACGCACCTCCAGCCTGAAAGCCGGAGAAAATGCCGATGTCGAGATGACAATCAATACAGCAGGCTTGATGGCCGGTCATCACCCGACGAAAAATGTCATCCGGACCAATGTTCCCAACAAAGAGGAAATAGAACTTTTATTGGATCTGACACTGACCGGAACCCCGCAGGGAAGCTGGCCTGAAAAATTGGAATACGCCGACATCACGGTAGGAACTTTTGTGACAACCCCGTATGATTTCTTTTTCCGGAATACCGGTACCGACTATTACCACATCACCGGGTTAAGCTGTAAAACCACCGATGCCAGCCCGGATCCCTGGGATATGCCCGATTTCGATATTTTGTACTGGTCGAAAGATGCAGTCGCCTGGCCTCCGACCCCCGATGGCGGTGAAGGAGCCCTTGTCAGTATCCGCGAAATGCCTATTGATACAGACAGCCCGCTCGAAATCGGTAAAAACCCGCAACGCTTCGTTATTCAGATATTCAATACGCAAAATGTAATGAATATGAACGACACGCTGGTGTTTACAACCGATCTGCCGGGACATGAAACGATACGCATTCCATTGCAATACGCTGTTGTGGATTCGGCCGAAGTTACCGTCGATCCGGCAAAAATCGACCTGTATGCACCGAACACTACGTTCAGTTGTGATACAACCGTTGTCATCAGCAATACGGGCAAATACAAACTCACGTATACATTGGATCTGGAATTCAAAGACAATACAACTCCGGCACAGGCAAGCCAAAGCAATAATGCTGCGCCTGCCATAACCAAAGGCTACATACTGGACTATCCGGTAGCACAGGCAACAATGGGTAGCACACAGTCGACACGCAGCGGTGAAGCCTATAACGACAGTTTGAGTTATAATTTCGACTTCGAAGGAAAAATCCTGGTTTTAGGCCCGCAAGCCAGTGCTCTCAGTGCGTACATCGTATGTACCGAATATACGGCACCGGAAAAAGGATTCAATATTTCCACCCTTAAATTTTACGGTTCTTTGATGAGCCTGGAAAGCGAAGATTTTGTTGCAGAAGTACGCACGGGCAACTCTTTCTCTGACAACAAGGTACTGACCAGCGGTACATTAAGAGCAACCGGCGGACCGGAAATAGACGGCGGCCAGCCTATCATCAACATAAAAACCATAGAATTCGACCATCCGGCCTATATCAATCCGGGAGAAAAATTCTGGGTATACATCTACATCAAACCCAATACCGGAATAGCATTGATGTCGGTAACCGACCCCGCAACAGAGGGACGGTTCACAGTACACCTGGAAGGTACCTGGGACGATCTGCTGTCACTCCAATCCCAATACGGCGTACTCGGCTTCTTACAAAAAATATATGAAAAAGAGGCCAGCAGCGCCTGGTTGACAATGGAAGGCGAAGAGAAAACCTTACAACCGGAAGAATCCGTGAAGATTTCCCTGCATGCCAATGCAGCTTTGACCAGAGGCGAAGGTAACAATCTGGCCAACCTGGTCATCAAGAGTAACGATCCCGGAAAACCGACAACCATCGTTCCGGTTACGTTAAAGAAAAACACGGCTCCGGTCATTACGCAATTGGATAAAACCATCCGTGTAAAAGAAGAGGAAGAAGCTACCGTCAGGTTTACAGTCATCGACAATGAAAACGACGACATGGAAATTTCTGTCATTGAAGACGAACAGAACATCGCCAGCCTGACCCGGGATCAAAACAACATCACGGTCACCCTGTCGCCTAAATACGGCCAAAGCGGAGATCATACTTTCACATTAAAAGCCGTAGACGAATTCACGAACGAGCGTCAGTTGAAAGTTGCCTATTATGTAGAAAAAGTAAACCGGGCACCGATCGTGATCCAGCAACCGGGCGACAAGACCGTGAAAATCGGCAAACTAGTCGAAGGTTTGGAACTGGGTACCGTATTTTCCGATCCGGACGGTGACGAACTGACTTATACAGCCATATCATCCCATCCGGACACTGTCGAGGTATTTGTGTCTGCAACCCATACTCTTGAATTTGTTCTCAAAGCCAAAGGCGAAGCGACCGTCACGTTGACGGCAAAAGATCCTGAATTATTACAGGCGACTACTACATTCAAGGTAACCGTTGAAGAAGAAGAGACCAGCGGCAGCGGTATTTTCGAAGCCCAAGTAAAAACTTACCCGAATCCGGCTACAAATGTTCTGAACATCCAATGTTCCGACGATGTCGATGGGGAAGTAATTTTCCGCCTGTACAGCATGAACGGCAGTATCGTCTATACGGAAAAAACGGCTGTAACGACCGGTTCCGTAAAAGAACTGGATATTACCAGCTTGCCCGCAGGCATGTATATTCTGGAAGTAGAACATAAAGGTGACAGAATTACCTCTAAAGTAGTTAAACAATAA